A window of Phaeobacter gallaeciensis DSM 26640 genomic DNA:
GGATCGGGAAATCGCGCAGATATAAGGGCCGGTAGATCTCGGCCATGACCTCGGCGGCACGGTCGTTCTGCACGCCGACAACCACCCGGTCGGGGCGCATGAAATCATCAATAGCCGCCCCTTCGCGCAGGAACTCCGGGTTGGAAGCCACGTCAAACTCTGCCGCTGGGTTGGATTTGGCGATCACCTGTTTCACCTGTCGGTTGGTGCCGAGGGGGACGGTGGATTTGGTGACCACCACGGTATAGCCCTGAAGGGCGGCGGCGATCTCCTCGCTGGCGGCCATCACATAGGTGAGATCGGCATGACCATCGCCGCGCCGCGTTGGTGTGCCAACAGCAATGAACACCGCCTCGGCCTCGGCGACGGCAGCGGCCAGATCATCGGTAAAGGCGAGTCGGCCCGCAGCCACATTGCGCGCCATCAGATCCTCCAGCCCCGGCTCATAGATCGGCACCTCGCCAGCCTGAAGCCGAGCAATTTTGGCGGCGTCCTTATCGACGCAGACCACATCATGGCCAAAGTCGGAAAAACAGACGCCGGAGACCAATCCGACATATCCGGTGCCAATCATTGCAATGCGCATGGGGGCGGTCCTTTTCTGTTGCCTCGTGGCCCTCGCTTGGGGGAGGGCTTTGGATATCAGACATATACGGGCGCGCGGGGGGCGGGAACCGGAATTTTGGGCCGCTGACGGGGGTGAGTGAAATAGGTCCGGTTCGGACCAAATGTTTCGCACGCGAAACATTTGGTCAATTGTGCTGACCTAATAGGGGCGAGTGTTCTGATCGCGATTCCTGTGAAATCGGGAGGCCTACGGCGCGCGTATTTGGAGAAAGGTGACAGATCAGCGGCGCATGTCGCACCAGATCAGCCTTCAGCGGTGCCGTAATACGCCCGGTACCAGGTAACAAAGCGCGCGACGCCCTCTGCGACGCTGACTTGCGGTTCATAGCCGGTGAGCTGGCTCAGCAAGCTGGTGTCGGCCCAGGTGGCAGGTACATCCCCGGCCTGCATCTCCATCAGGTTTTTCTCGGCCGGGAGTCCCAGCGCCGTTTCCAGCGCCGCGATATACTCCATCAGCGGTGTCGGTTTGGAAGCGCCGATATTGACCACCCGGAAGGGGGCGACAGGGCTGAGATTGTCTTGTTCCGAGACCGGCTGATCCCCCGGTACCGCGTCGATCAGCCCGGTGATGCCCGTCACCAGATCGTCGATATAAGTGAAATCCCGGCTCATCCTGCCGTGATTATAGACGTCGATCGCCTCGCCCGCCTGCATCGCCTTGGTGAATTTGAACAGCGCCATATCGGGGCGCCCCCAGGGGCCGTAGACGGTGAAGAAGCGGAACATGGTGGTGGGCAGCCCGTAGAGATGGGCATAGGAATGGGCCATCGTCTCGCCCGCCTTTTTGGTGGCGGCATAAAAGGACATCTGATGATCGGCCTGCTGACGCTCATCAAAGGGCATCTGGGTATTGGCGCCATAAGCCGAGGAGGTGGAGGCGATCAGCATATGGGCGGGCGGATGGGCGCGGGCGGCCTCCAGCAGTTCAAAGGTGCCGATGAGATTGGCCTCGAGATAATCGCGCGGCGCATCGATGGAATGGCGCACCCCGGCCTGTGCGGCCAGATGGATCACCGCATCGGGCTTATGAGTGTCAAACAATGCCATCAGGCGACCCGGATCTTCCAGTTTGCCGATCACTGGCGTGAAACCGCTGTGCTCTGCCAGCATCGCGTGGCGGCGTTCTTTCAGGCGGACATCATAATAGGGGGAGAGGCAGTCCAGCCCGATGACACGCCAGCCTGCGGCCAGAAGACGGTCTGCAAGGTGGTAGCCGATAAAGCCGGCCGATCCGGTGATAAGAGCGGTTTTCATGCTCCTTAGGTGGCGGCTTGGGGGCGGGGTGTCAATGCATCCTGCGGCGGGGGAAACCAACCTGTCACCGGCAGGTGAATTGACAGCACGGTCTATTTATGAGTTTTGCGCTCTGAACCAAAGCCACCGCCGCCCGCAGGAGCCCTTGTCGCTGTGAATGAAGTCGCTGTGAATGAACCTTCGATCTCCGAACCTGCGCGACAGGTCGGTGCCGGGGCCGGTGGTGCCGGACGCCTGGTGGCGGTGGTGGTCACCTATAATCGGCTGGAGAAGCTGAAGGTGACGCTGGCGCGACTGCTGGACAGCCCCGCTGAGGAACTGGCGGCGCTGGTGGTGGTGGACAATGCCTCCAGCGATGGGACCGGTGACTGGCTGGCGGGCTGGGAGGCGGAGCATCCGCGCGTTGATGTGATGACCAGCGCGACCAATCAGGGCGGGGCCGGGGGCTTTGCCCTGGGAATGCAGCGCGCGATGGAGGCCCATAGACCCGACTGGCTGGTGGTGATGGATGATGACGGCCGCCCGGACCCCGGCGGGCTGGCGGCGTTTCATGCCATGGGGCGGAGCGGCGCGCTGGCCAACTGGGACGCGGTGGCGGCGGCGGTCTATTTTCCAAGCGGCGAGATCTGCGAGATGAACCGCCCCTCGCGTAATCCGTTCTGGAGCCTCGGGCATTTCCTCTCTACCGCGCGCAAAGGGCGCGATGGGTTCCATATTCCGCGCCGCGCCTATGAGGGCGGGCTGAGCGCGATTGATGTGACCTCCTTTGTGGGGTTCTTCATCTCAGCGGCGGCGGTGCAGCGGGTGGGCTACCCGGATCCAAAGCTGTTCATCTATGGCGATGATGCGCTTTATACGCTTGGGCTGAGTGCAGCGGGCGGGCGCATCTGCTTTGCCGCGGATGTGCGGTTCGAGCATGATTTCTCCACCTTTGTCGGGGGTGACAGCGGTCAGCGGTTCCGG
This region includes:
- a CDS encoding NAD-dependent epimerase/dehydratase family protein, producing the protein MKTALITGSAGFIGYHLADRLLAAGWRVIGLDCLSPYYDVRLKERRHAMLAEHSGFTPVIGKLEDPGRLMALFDTHKPDAVIHLAAQAGVRHSIDAPRDYLEANLIGTFELLEAARAHPPAHMLIASTSSAYGANTQMPFDERQQADHQMSFYAATKKAGETMAHSYAHLYGLPTTMFRFFTVYGPWGRPDMALFKFTKAMQAGEAIDVYNHGRMSRDFTYIDDLVTGITGLIDAVPGDQPVSEQDNLSPVAPFRVVNIGASKPTPLMEYIAALETALGLPAEKNLMEMQAGDVPATWADTSLLSQLTGYEPQVSVAEGVARFVTWYRAYYGTAEG
- a CDS encoding glycosyltransferase; protein product: MNEPSISEPARQVGAGAGGAGRLVAVVVTYNRLEKLKVTLARLLDSPAEELAALVVVDNASSDGTGDWLAGWEAEHPRVDVMTSATNQGGAGGFALGMQRAMEAHRPDWLVVMDDDGRPDPGGLAAFHAMGRSGALANWDAVAAAVYFPSGEICEMNRPSRNPFWSLGHFLSTARKGRDGFHIPRRAYEGGLSAIDVTSFVGFFISAAAVQRVGYPDPKLFIYGDDALYTLGLSAAGGRICFAADVRFEHDFSTFVGGDSGQRFRPLWKVYYHHRNLLLLYRQAAGWLFWPVLLLILPKWVLKVRHHPGVRRAYLRLTWLAVRDGLLRRLGRSHAEVLAEARE